The Pelmatolapia mariae isolate MD_Pm_ZW linkage group LG10_11, Pm_UMD_F_2, whole genome shotgun sequence genome includes a region encoding these proteins:
- the LOC134636560 gene encoding putative gustatory receptor clone PTE03: protein MENYTYNSLTLQMEGLKVSKDSVYTVFFLFLTSYIFIIIMNIGISLLIVLDKNLKQPMYLLFCNLSVSDIIGSTQIVPRLIADLLRPPSERLISYYECVVQAFTTQLFGTTSHTVLMVMAFDRYVAICNPLRYTAIMSNKMVIKLTVLAWGVAFVLVGILISLTVRLSTCRTIINNPFCDNASLFKLSCENVVINNIYGLTFTVVLLTSSIGTVVLTYSKITVVCLISKNKSLNSKALKTCSTHLVVYLIMLFSGMIVIMLHRFPDYTDYRNLSAILFVIVPGSLNPVIYGVQSKEIRTFLYEKFHSKKCLP, encoded by the coding sequence ATGGAGAACTACACCTACAACAGCCTGACCCTACAGATGGAAGGCTTAAAGGTCTCAAAGGATTCTGTGTacactgtttttttcttgttcttaacTTCCtacatttttattatcattatgaaTATTGGTATTTCACTTCTAATTGTGCTTGACAAGAATCTTAAGCAGCCCATGTATCTGCTGTTTTGTAACCTCTCAGTCAGTGACATAATTGGAAGCACTCAAATTGTGCCTCGTTTGATTGCAGATCTTTTGAGACCTCCCTCTGAGCGTCTCATCAGTTATTATGAGTGTGTTGTTCAGGCTTTTACTACACAGTTGTTCGGTACAACTTCCCACACTGTGCTCATGGTTATGGCCTTTGACAGATATGTGGCCATCTGTAATCCTCTGCGCTATACTGCCATAATGAGCAACAAAATGGTGATCAAGCTGACAGTTCTGGCCTGGGGAGTGGCCTTTGTTTTGGTTGGTATTCTGATCAGTCTGACCGTACGGCTGAGCACATGTAGGACTATAATCAATAATCCTTTCTGTGACAACGCCTCATTGTTTAAGCTCTCCTGTGAGAATGTGGTCATTAATAATATCTATGGGCTCACCTTCACTGTGGTCCTGCTCACCTCCTCTATAGGAACAGTTGTTCTCACGTATAGTAAAATTACAGTTGTTTGTCTCATCAGTAAGAACAAGTCTTTGAACAGTAAAGCCTTAAAGACCTGCAGCACTCATCTGGTTGTTTATCTAATTATGTTGTTTAGTGGAATGATTGTCATTATGTTGCATCGCTTCCCCGATTACACCGACTACAGAAATCTCTCTGCTATTTTGTTTGTCATTGTCCCTGGCAGCCTCAACCCTGTTATTTATGGTGTGCAATCCAAAGAGATACGAACATTCTTATATGAAAAATTCCATTCTAAAAAATGTTTGCCATAA